From Bacillota bacterium, a single genomic window includes:
- a CDS encoding C69 family dipeptidase — protein EGFTWQVEGQTYGWHRAISLTRCEHVCIAQLRGWLPNDIGGVLWYGAAAAGTTCFVPFYVGLNEVSEVINTKAGSRMKFTRESYWWAAASVMNYADLKWSYMIKDINAMQQKYEGRVLRGQPAIDAAATELLQPQHRRSARRVEGSP, from the coding sequence GAGGGCTTCACTTGGCAGGTCGAAGGTCAGACATACGGGTGGCATCGGGCAATCTCCCTGACCCGATGTGAGCACGTGTGCATCGCGCAGCTCCGCGGGTGGCTGCCGAACGACATCGGCGGCGTGCTCTGGTACGGCGCCGCTGCCGCCGGCACCACCTGCTTCGTACCGTTCTACGTGGGCCTCAACGAAGTCTCAGAAGTCATCAACACCAAGGCCGGCTCGCGCATGAAGTTCACACGCGAATCCTACTGGTGGGCAGCGGCGTCCGTCATGAACTACGCCGACCTGAAGTGGTCCTACATGATCAAGGACATCAACGCAATGCAGCAGAAGTACGAAGGCCGCGTGCTGCGCGGCCAGCCTGCGATCGATGCTGCGGCGACCGAACTTCTGCAGCCGCAACATCGTCGAAGTGCGCGACGCGTGGAGGGATCTCC